From the genome of Nakamurella flavida, one region includes:
- a CDS encoding tyrosine-type recombinase/integrase produces MYRFYAEGRIRKHLASVELRDLKRPAVAAMIRALVEAGDGPTTIHRCVAALRSALTAAVRASLIPTNPARDVELPRRTTARANPWEPGELAAILTEAQTDRLGVLFEPLAFTGMRRGEALALRWDKVDLFTRQLQVRRQVVQGQTPICQWCGGSHKVAWREPKTAAGTRIVEMDKQTAAMMHGHRKAQQIERDHWAGVYTDHGLVFARENGLPLYPTVVTHRFASIVARTATAGPEGSATLRMIELHDLRHGAASLGIAAGVPIEVVSKRLGVMPTRVVDSWVW; encoded by the coding sequence ATGTATCGGTTCTATGCCGAGGGCCGCATCCGTAAGCACCTGGCTTCGGTGGAGCTCCGCGACCTCAAGCGGCCCGCGGTGGCTGCCATGATCCGTGCGCTGGTCGAAGCAGGCGACGGCCCCACGACGATCCATCGATGCGTTGCTGCACTTCGTTCGGCCCTGACAGCTGCAGTTCGAGCCAGCTTGATCCCGACCAACCCAGCGCGAGATGTGGAGCTCCCCCGCCGCACCACCGCCCGAGCGAACCCCTGGGAGCCGGGCGAACTCGCGGCAATCCTGACCGAAGCCCAGACCGACCGCCTCGGCGTACTTTTCGAGCCTCTGGCCTTCACCGGGATGCGGCGCGGCGAGGCGCTGGCGCTGCGTTGGGACAAAGTCGATCTGTTCACTCGACAATTACAGGTGCGCCGCCAGGTGGTGCAGGGACAGACGCCCATCTGCCAGTGGTGCGGCGGTAGTCACAAGGTCGCCTGGCGCGAACCGAAGACTGCCGCCGGGACCCGGATCGTCGAGATGGACAAGCAGACCGCGGCAATGATGCACGGCCACCGCAAGGCTCAGCAGATCGAGCGTGATCATTGGGCCGGCGTCTACACCGACCACGGTCTGGTGTTCGCGCGTGAGAACGGCCTGCCCCTGTATCCGACGGTGGTGACCCACCGGTTCGCGTCCATCGTCGCCAGAACTGCCACCGCTGGGCCGGAAGGTTCCGCCACGCTGAGGATGATCGAGCTGCACGACCTCCGCCACGGCGCGGCATCACTCGGCATCGCAGCCGGCGTCCCCATCGAAGTCGTGTCGAAGAGGCTAGGTGTAATGCCCACGAGGGTTGTTGACAGTTGGGTCTGGTGA
- a CDS encoding DUF433 domain-containing protein: MVTLLEQEMYTEAGAASLLGVPQPTLHYWLEGKASGTKTYRPVIREHSTGNKNVTWAEFIEAGLLRQYRRVHNVPMAELRALITHLQDSYGIPYPLAHAKPFISGRELLLNAQDDADLHPDFALVATVNGQLVLTPSAEQFYQRVTWINDVAAKWRPASADRSTVVIDPEIRGGRPSVGGISTAALWEQAEDGAAVPDLVDLFGLTIRDVRWALSYESEEAARAA; the protein is encoded by the coding sequence GTGGTCACCCTTCTGGAGCAGGAGATGTACACCGAGGCGGGCGCAGCGTCGCTCCTCGGTGTGCCCCAACCGACCCTGCACTACTGGCTCGAAGGCAAGGCGTCAGGCACCAAGACCTACCGTCCGGTGATCCGCGAACATTCGACCGGCAACAAGAACGTGACCTGGGCGGAGTTTATCGAGGCTGGCTTGCTGCGCCAGTACCGCCGCGTGCACAACGTGCCGATGGCGGAGCTCAGGGCTCTCATCACCCATCTTCAGGATAGTTATGGCATCCCCTACCCGCTTGCGCACGCCAAGCCGTTCATCAGCGGCCGCGAGCTCCTGCTCAACGCCCAGGATGATGCGGACCTCCACCCGGACTTCGCGCTAGTGGCGACGGTCAACGGGCAGCTGGTGCTGACACCGAGTGCCGAGCAGTTCTACCAGCGCGTGACCTGGATCAACGATGTCGCGGCCAAGTGGCGGCCGGCAAGCGCGGATCGGTCCACGGTCGTCATCGACCCAGAGATCCGCGGAGGTCGTCCGTCCGTCGGCGGAATCAGCACCGCCGCCCTCTGGGAGCAAGCCGAGGACGGAGCCGCTGTACCTGATCTTGTGGACCTGTTCGGTTTGACGATCCGGGACGTTCGATGGGCGCTGAGCTATGAGTCCGAAGAGGCTGCGCGGGCTGCGTGA
- a CDS encoding toll/interleukin-1 receptor domain-containing protein produces MKLFMSHNHRDKPRVRALSRQLQLAGADVWLDEWEMRPGDSIPLKVNEGLQTMNQILVCWSANANGARWVETEFASGLSRSLAPGSDVRVIPVVLDDTPLPTIISHLLWVDLRADAVDAAVNSIMGFQNDAERLKAIQEALVESDIEVLTLADGQVYVCCDNCGAPVSELIVHEDIDEKHDDIYYSVSCRACGR; encoded by the coding sequence ATGAAGCTCTTTATGTCTCACAACCACCGGGATAAGCCTCGTGTACGGGCGCTGAGCCGGCAGCTCCAGTTGGCCGGAGCTGATGTTTGGCTCGACGAATGGGAGATGCGCCCCGGTGACTCAATCCCACTCAAGGTCAACGAGGGGCTGCAGACGATGAACCAAATCCTCGTCTGCTGGTCGGCCAACGCGAACGGTGCTCGCTGGGTAGAGACCGAGTTCGCCAGCGGGCTGTCACGGAGCCTTGCGCCGGGGTCAGATGTCCGCGTGATCCCGGTGGTCCTCGACGACACACCACTGCCGACAATCATCAGCCACCTGCTGTGGGTTGATCTACGTGCCGACGCCGTAGACGCAGCGGTCAACTCGATCATGGGCTTCCAGAACGATGCTGAGCGGCTGAAGGCGATCCAAGAGGCGCTCGTTGAGTCAGACATCGAAGTCCTGACGCTCGCTGATGGTCAAGTGTACGTGTGTTGCGACAACTGCGGTGCTCCAGTCTCGGAGCTGATTGTCCATGAAGACATCGATGAGAAGCATGACGACATCTACTACTCGGTGAGCTGTAGAGCGTGCGGCCGTTAG
- a CDS encoding GmrSD restriction endonuclease domain-containing protein codes for MPGDEHCGVEPDLPITLFKDTTYTLSGLIGDIRRGEVALPDIQRPFVWPAAKVRDLFDSMYRGFPVGYLLFWETGAGAGTRQIGTDVKQAAPRLLIVDGQQRLTSLFAVLTGTQVVREDYTEWRIRIAFRPTDATFSVADAAIEKDPEFIPDVSALWGYAGRKKTVRAFLDRLRTKRDITQAEEDRLDDAIDRLYDLHNYPFKVVELSPDVDEEQVAEVFVRINSEGVKLNRADFILTLMSVFWDKGRAELEDFCRAAKQPSIAKASPFNWFIQPQPPQLLRVSVALAFRRAVLKTVYTLLRGKDLDTGQVSVDKRDEQFRELKAAQEHVLSLTNWHEFLQCLERAGYRSGKMVTSESAVLYSYGLWLIGRVDYGMSVQQLREVIARWFFMVQVTGRYTGSFESQVESDLARFANLNTADGFIEVLDRIVDDTLSADYWSITLPNDLATSASRSPALSSYIAALNILDADALMGTGKVRSRLDPAIVAQKGIERHHLFPKGYLREALKITDTKQVNQIANMALVEWADNIAVSDDPPAKYWPAQVAARNFGEEKLAEQMRLHALPDGWTEMTYGDFLVARRKLMGAVVHDAFAKLRNSSYTPSYPQPSKAPTATSDLQTHAETPVLVSLAEMIEQGLVASGAVLLPADSSFDVLATVLDNGDLEVEGQVYETPTEAAVASAGFSVDGWHFWLADGPSGPVSLAHLAAG; via the coding sequence GTGCCCGGCGACGAGCATTGCGGAGTGGAGCCTGACTTGCCGATCACCCTCTTCAAGGACACGACGTACACGCTAAGCGGGCTGATCGGCGACATCAGGCGCGGCGAGGTCGCGCTACCGGACATTCAGCGACCGTTCGTGTGGCCTGCTGCGAAGGTCCGGGACCTGTTCGACTCCATGTACCGCGGCTTCCCCGTTGGTTACCTGCTGTTTTGGGAGACCGGCGCCGGCGCCGGCACCCGGCAGATCGGCACCGACGTCAAGCAGGCCGCGCCTCGGCTGTTGATCGTCGACGGGCAGCAGCGCCTGACCTCGTTGTTCGCGGTTCTGACGGGGACACAGGTCGTCCGCGAGGACTACACGGAGTGGCGCATCCGCATCGCCTTCCGGCCGACGGACGCCACCTTCAGTGTCGCGGACGCGGCGATCGAAAAGGACCCGGAGTTTATCCCAGACGTGTCTGCTCTTTGGGGCTACGCGGGGCGTAAGAAGACCGTCCGCGCCTTCCTCGACCGTCTGCGCACCAAGCGTGACATCACCCAGGCTGAGGAGGACCGTCTCGACGACGCCATCGACCGGCTGTACGACCTGCACAACTACCCGTTCAAGGTCGTGGAGCTGTCCCCGGACGTCGACGAGGAGCAAGTCGCCGAAGTCTTCGTGCGCATCAACTCTGAGGGCGTCAAGCTCAACCGCGCCGACTTCATCCTCACGCTGATGAGCGTGTTCTGGGACAAGGGCCGCGCTGAGCTTGAGGACTTCTGCCGGGCGGCAAAGCAGCCGTCCATCGCTAAGGCATCACCTTTCAACTGGTTCATCCAGCCACAGCCTCCGCAGTTGCTGCGCGTGTCGGTGGCCCTGGCGTTCCGTCGCGCTGTGCTGAAGACCGTCTACACGCTGCTGCGGGGCAAAGACCTGGACACCGGGCAGGTGTCGGTCGACAAGCGTGACGAACAGTTCCGGGAACTGAAGGCGGCCCAGGAGCACGTACTCAGCCTCACCAACTGGCACGAGTTTCTTCAGTGCCTGGAACGAGCCGGCTACCGCAGCGGGAAGATGGTAACCAGCGAGAGTGCCGTTCTGTACAGCTACGGGCTGTGGCTCATCGGTCGCGTCGACTACGGCATGAGTGTCCAGCAGTTGCGTGAGGTCATCGCCCGCTGGTTCTTCATGGTCCAGGTGACTGGCCGCTACACCGGCTCGTTCGAAAGTCAAGTCGAATCCGACCTTGCCCGCTTCGCCAACTTGAATACCGCCGACGGCTTCATCGAGGTGCTGGACCGCATCGTCGACGACACCTTGTCAGCCGACTACTGGAGCATCACGCTGCCCAACGACCTGGCGACCTCAGCTTCACGCAGTCCTGCGTTGAGTTCTTATATCGCCGCTCTGAACATCCTCGACGCCGATGCGCTGATGGGCACCGGCAAGGTGCGTTCCCGGCTCGACCCGGCCATCGTCGCGCAGAAGGGCATCGAGCGGCACCACCTATTCCCCAAGGGGTATCTGCGCGAGGCCTTGAAGATCACCGACACTAAGCAGGTCAACCAGATCGCCAACATGGCGCTGGTCGAGTGGGCGGACAACATCGCTGTATCTGACGATCCGCCCGCGAAGTATTGGCCTGCGCAGGTCGCCGCCCGCAACTTCGGCGAAGAGAAGCTTGCCGAGCAGATGCGGCTTCACGCGCTGCCCGACGGCTGGACGGAGATGACCTACGGCGATTTCCTCGTCGCCCGTCGCAAGCTCATGGGAGCCGTCGTCCACGACGCCTTCGCGAAGCTGCGCAACAGCTCCTACACGCCCAGCTACCCGCAGCCTTCGAAGGCGCCGACTGCGACTAGCGACCTTCAAACGCACGCCGAGACGCCCGTGCTGGTGTCACTGGCCGAGATGATTGAGCAGGGACTGGTCGCTTCCGGGGCGGTGCTCCTGCCTGCCGACTCTTCCTTCGACGTGCTCGCGACGGTGCTCGACAACGGTGACCTGGAAGTAGAGGGACAGGTCTACGAAACGCCTACGGAGGCGGCCGTGGCGTCAGCTGGGTTCAGCGTCGACGGTTGGCACTTCTGGTTGGCAGACGGGCCCTCGGGGCCGGTCTCGCTCGCCCATCTCGCCGCTGGTTGA
- a CDS encoding SWIM zinc finger family protein — protein sequence MGERWTVEQVMAAAPDSTSQVAGRRLAQPGPWRDIGHSDGLLWGECQGSGTTPYRVTVDTAGRRYQCSCPSRKFPCKHAVALLYLWAEDRIGESGEPDPRAREFGERGRSAPDGDEPGLRTPAEQTEAQRVAAAARAAERVRRVDDGLAELDRWLADQVAGGLARVAQDPYRWSEGMAARMVDAQAPGVASWLRRLAEVIASGHGWPGRLLDELALIHLLISGWTRRAELPADLLATVRDHIGFTIPRAEVLTAPPVRDCWTVVSFRDLDTETVSTRRVWLRGSTSERWAQVLFFAAGGAGPDTSLLPGTVLDADLHFYPGRAGLRAAVGTGHADAVPLVDWWPVGSTVAGAADEWAAALAADPWQQDIPALLRGRIDVDDRCWTLTDTTGQAVTVVGTEADLWRLLARTAGSVVDLSGEWSTRGFRPAAVHTDGHLVGL from the coding sequence ATGGGGGAGCGCTGGACCGTCGAGCAGGTGATGGCGGCTGCCCCGGACTCCACGTCCCAGGTCGCCGGTCGGCGCCTGGCCCAGCCCGGCCCGTGGCGGGACATCGGGCATTCCGACGGTCTGCTGTGGGGGGAGTGCCAGGGGTCGGGGACGACGCCGTACCGGGTCACGGTGGACACCGCCGGTCGGCGCTACCAGTGTTCGTGCCCGTCGCGGAAGTTCCCCTGCAAGCACGCGGTGGCCCTGCTCTACCTGTGGGCCGAGGACCGGATCGGGGAGTCAGGCGAGCCCGACCCGCGGGCGCGGGAGTTCGGCGAACGCGGCCGATCCGCCCCGGACGGCGACGAACCGGGACTGAGGACGCCTGCTGAGCAGACCGAGGCGCAGCGTGTGGCGGCCGCGGCTCGCGCTGCGGAGCGGGTGCGGCGTGTCGACGACGGGCTCGCCGAGCTCGACCGGTGGCTCGCCGACCAGGTCGCCGGCGGGCTGGCCCGGGTCGCCCAGGATCCCTATCGCTGGTCGGAGGGCATGGCGGCCCGGATGGTCGATGCGCAGGCCCCCGGGGTCGCGTCGTGGCTACGCCGGTTGGCCGAGGTCATCGCCTCCGGGCACGGGTGGCCCGGCCGGCTGCTGGACGAGCTGGCCCTGATCCACCTGCTCATCAGCGGCTGGACCCGGCGCGCCGAGCTGCCTGCCGATCTCCTGGCCACCGTCCGCGACCACATCGGGTTCACCATTCCTCGGGCCGAGGTGCTCACCGCTCCGCCCGTCCGGGACTGCTGGACGGTGGTCTCGTTCCGCGATCTGGACACCGAGACCGTCTCCACCCGCCGAGTGTGGTTGCGCGGCAGCACGTCCGAGCGATGGGCGCAGGTGCTGTTCTTCGCGGCCGGCGGGGCCGGCCCGGATACTTCATTACTACCCGGCACCGTCCTCGACGCCGACCTGCACTTCTACCCCGGCCGGGCCGGGCTGCGCGCCGCCGTCGGCACCGGCCACGCCGACGCCGTCCCGCTCGTTGACTGGTGGCCCGTGGGCAGCACCGTCGCCGGGGCCGCCGACGAGTGGGCGGCCGCCCTCGCCGCCGACCCCTGGCAGCAGGACATCCCCGCCCTGCTCCGCGGGCGGATCGACGTGGACGACCGGTGCTGGACCCTCACCGACACCACCGGGCAGGCCGTGACCGTCGTCGGGACCGAGGCCGACCTGTGGCGGCTGCTGGCGCGGACCGCCGGCAGCGTGGTCGACCTCTCCGGTGAATGGAGCACGCGAGGCTTCCGGCCGGCCGCCGTGCACACCGACGGCCACCTGGTGGGCCTGTGA
- a CDS encoding DUF5691 domain-containing protein, protein MTTRTDLVTAATVGTAHRSVDLAALPVDLRPDPLPAEPAFALLDAAALSALAARTLPPVAAASKAPTVLSVLPAADDRPVVPTVVAQVVDRVTGQAPLLVEAFTLIDRAGLRLPPELVPGLLDDRRPEVVAATRPVAGSIGRLLMSKNPRWAPPQQPDPRDRTVWEHGTLAERTAWLRALRRIDPDEAREVLAAGLSRESAAHRAELLAVLRERLGPADEIFLMTAVGDRSRAVVTAALDLLTLLPASQLRGDLEAVAARTVRIHRLLLRTVVTVETPAAGDLAGWPLGEADLAGAVFARIDPAEWTRLLGGDVLALITRRTEELRPLRPAFRRAALTFRHPGLADALLTASAEGRDPRLAPVIDAELWSLLAPADAAGQLDRLLRSPQVRPDQVAVAAAALPLPWTFAAITRLTAWLPTGGASGVPAPRGLWELWATATAPADCRAVAEIARGMIATATGDQAPTLTTRASVALNLLTLRSVLHEALAPALNETPPDPSATRGAR, encoded by the coding sequence GTGACCACCCGGACCGACCTGGTCACCGCCGCGACGGTGGGAACCGCCCACCGCTCCGTCGATCTCGCTGCCCTCCCCGTCGATCTGCGCCCCGACCCGCTGCCCGCCGAACCCGCGTTCGCCCTGCTGGACGCCGCCGCCCTCTCGGCCCTGGCCGCCCGCACCCTCCCCCCGGTGGCCGCTGCGTCCAAGGCACCGACGGTGTTGTCTGTGCTCCCGGCCGCCGACGACCGTCCCGTCGTCCCCACGGTGGTGGCCCAGGTGGTCGACCGGGTGACCGGCCAAGCGCCGCTGCTCGTCGAGGCCTTCACCCTGATCGACCGGGCCGGCCTGCGCCTCCCGCCCGAACTGGTCCCCGGCCTGCTGGACGACCGGAGGCCGGAGGTGGTCGCCGCCACCCGGCCGGTGGCCGGTTCGATCGGCCGACTCCTGATGTCCAAGAACCCGCGGTGGGCGCCGCCGCAACAGCCGGACCCGCGCGACCGCACCGTGTGGGAGCACGGCACCCTCGCCGAACGGACCGCCTGGCTCCGCGCCCTGCGGCGGATCGACCCCGACGAAGCGCGGGAGGTGCTCGCGGCCGGGCTCTCCCGGGAGAGCGCCGCCCACCGGGCCGAGCTGCTGGCCGTCCTGCGTGAGCGACTCGGACCGGCGGACGAGATCTTCCTGATGACCGCCGTCGGCGACCGGAGCCGGGCGGTGGTGACGGCGGCGCTGGATCTGCTCACGCTCCTGCCCGCCTCACAGCTGCGGGGCGACCTCGAAGCGGTGGCGGCCCGGACGGTCCGGATCCACCGGCTGCTGCTCCGCACCGTCGTCACCGTCGAGACCCCCGCGGCGGGCGACCTGGCGGGCTGGCCCCTGGGCGAGGCGGATCTCGCCGGAGCGGTGTTCGCCCGCATCGATCCGGCCGAGTGGACGCGCCTCCTCGGGGGCGACGTGCTGGCGCTGATCACCCGGCGGACCGAGGAGCTGCGCCCCCTGCGCCCGGCGTTCCGTCGGGCGGCCCTCACCTTCCGGCACCCCGGACTCGCCGACGCCCTGCTCACGGCGTCCGCCGAGGGCCGTGACCCCAGGTTGGCGCCCGTGATCGACGCCGAGCTGTGGTCGCTGCTGGCCCCGGCCGACGCCGCCGGGCAGCTCGACCGGCTGCTGCGCTCGCCGCAGGTCCGCCCCGACCAGGTGGCGGTCGCGGCGGCCGCCCTGCCGCTGCCCTGGACGTTCGCGGCGATCACCCGCCTCACCGCCTGGCTGCCCACCGGCGGAGCGTCCGGAGTGCCGGCGCCGCGCGGCCTGTGGGAGCTGTGGGCGACGGCCACCGCGCCCGCCGACTGCCGTGCGGTGGCCGAGATCGCCCGGGGCATGATCGCCACAGCGACCGGTGACCAGGCCCCGACCCTGACCACTCGCGCGAGCGTGGCCCTCAACCTGCTCACCCTGCGGTCCGTCCTGCACGAAGCCCTGGCCCCAGCCCTGAACGAGACCCCGCCCGACCCCAGCGCCACCCGAGGAGCCCGGTGA
- a CDS encoding AAA family ATPase, producing MDAPASPPDVEVLRPHAEQQFAGELAALRATDDRPRPANWLLSPWAVVTYLLGGTVGEHLITPKYVGSRRLIEVAVATIATDRALLLLGVPGTAKSWVSEHLSAAISGSSTLLIQGTAGTAEETIRYGWNYARLLAEGPTEGALVPSPIMTAMRTGAIARVEELTRIPSDVQDALITVLSEKSLPVPELGTEVQARPGFNVIATANDRDRGVNELSAALRRRFNTVVLPLPAGVEEEVRIVAGRVADLGGSLDLPSATDAVAEIRRVVTVFRELRTGATEDGRTSLKVPSGSLSTAEAISVVIGGLALAAHFGDGILRAADVAGGIVGAVVKDPVADRIAWTEYLEAAVRPREEWRDFYRACREVTG from the coding sequence ATCGACGCCCCCGCATCGCCGCCCGACGTCGAGGTCCTGCGACCGCACGCCGAGCAGCAGTTCGCCGGGGAACTGGCGGCCCTGCGCGCGACCGACGACCGACCCCGCCCGGCGAACTGGCTGCTCTCGCCGTGGGCCGTCGTCACCTACCTGCTGGGCGGGACGGTCGGCGAACACCTGATCACCCCCAAGTACGTCGGCTCCCGGCGCCTCATCGAGGTGGCCGTGGCCACCATCGCCACCGACCGCGCCCTGCTCCTGCTGGGGGTGCCGGGGACCGCGAAGTCCTGGGTCTCCGAACATCTCTCGGCCGCCATCAGCGGCTCCTCCACGCTGCTGATCCAGGGCACCGCCGGGACGGCGGAGGAGACGATCCGCTACGGCTGGAACTACGCGCGGCTGCTCGCCGAAGGCCCGACGGAGGGCGCTCTGGTCCCGTCGCCGATCATGACGGCCATGCGCACCGGGGCGATCGCCCGGGTCGAGGAGCTCACCCGGATCCCGTCCGACGTGCAGGACGCACTGATCACCGTGCTGAGCGAGAAGTCCCTCCCCGTCCCGGAACTCGGCACCGAGGTGCAGGCCCGACCCGGGTTCAACGTCATCGCCACGGCCAACGACCGCGACCGCGGGGTCAACGAACTGTCCGCGGCGCTCCGGCGCCGGTTCAACACCGTCGTCCTGCCGCTGCCCGCCGGGGTGGAGGAGGAGGTGCGCATCGTCGCCGGCCGGGTCGCCGACCTGGGCGGGTCGCTGGACCTCCCGTCCGCGACCGACGCCGTCGCCGAGATCCGCCGGGTGGTCACCGTGTTCCGCGAGCTGCGGACGGGCGCCACCGAGGACGGGCGGACCTCGCTGAAGGTGCCGAGCGGGAGTCTGTCGACGGCGGAGGCGATCTCGGTCGTCATCGGTGGGTTGGCCCTGGCCGCCCACTTCGGTGACGGGATCCTCCGGGCCGCGGACGTCGCCGGAGGCATCGTCGGCGCCGTCGTCAAGGACCCGGTGGCCGACCGCATCGCGTGGACGGAGTACCTCGAGGCCGCGGTGCGCCCGCGCGAGGAGTGGAGGGACTTCTACCGGGCGTGCCGGGAGGTCACCGGATGA
- a CDS encoding DUF5682 family protein, with product MTTTGSVSTSGPATTTTAARPSPTVQVLGVRHHGPGSARAVRAALDRLQPDRILVEGPPEADSLVGLAGDPDLVPPVALLVYRNDRPAAAAFWPFAVFSPEWQALTWGARRGVPVTFMDLPAATMLAGDDSEERRSGGPVHTDPIAVLAEVAGYDDPERWWEDVVESRGHRAPADSGTDLDPTQQPGSDPALSSAIDPFSAFEAITEAMTAVRDDQPETDPRTLQREAHMRRSLRSAMKTGAQRIAVICGAWHAPALTGKLPSATSDTALLRGLPTAKVTATWVPWTHSRLALSSGYGAGVDSPGWYRHLFTAGEHGLERWMTRSAGVLRAHDLPTSTAHVIEAVRLARSLAQLRDRAEPGLSEVVDATRAVLCEGNEAAVGFVLRDAVVGEELGRVPDSAPMVPLEADLRATVKSLRLRYDPTPKEVVLDLRQRNDLGKSRLFWRLRILDVPWAVPLAVAGTGTFKEGWTLSWRPELTVRLVVASMWGTTVAAAAAGRLVDRVDSLAACTAAIADCIAADLPDVLDGLLAALDRFAAGSADIAALLAALPELVRAQRYGTVRGTDVTAIAGVAQGVLVRICAGLPSALGGLDDDAARAVLGALDRTHDVVPLLPEGPARDGWYDALQRASGRRDLPPLLGGRIVRMLMDVGTITRAQAADRLHAALSVGSLPVEKAAWVEGFVAGGALLLIHDDELLAVLDRWVRSLADGEFLDVVPLLRRSFGSFAPAERGNLLRAVGSLSGSGRAAAQGDTGDLDLGRAHAVLATARLLLRGAS from the coding sequence ATGACCACGACCGGCTCAGTGAGCACGAGCGGCCCGGCGACCACGACCACGGCCGCCCGACCGTCCCCGACGGTCCAGGTGCTGGGGGTGCGCCACCACGGGCCCGGTTCGGCGCGCGCGGTGCGGGCCGCGCTGGACCGGCTGCAGCCCGACCGCATCCTCGTCGAGGGCCCGCCCGAGGCGGACTCTCTGGTGGGCCTGGCCGGCGACCCCGATCTGGTGCCGCCGGTCGCGCTGCTCGTCTACCGGAACGACCGCCCCGCGGCGGCCGCGTTCTGGCCGTTCGCCGTGTTCTCGCCGGAATGGCAGGCGCTCACCTGGGGCGCCCGCCGCGGGGTGCCCGTCACGTTCATGGATCTGCCCGCCGCGACCATGCTGGCCGGCGACGACAGCGAGGAACGCCGATCAGGTGGGCCGGTGCACACCGACCCGATCGCCGTGCTCGCGGAGGTCGCCGGGTACGACGACCCGGAACGCTGGTGGGAGGACGTCGTCGAGTCGCGGGGACACCGTGCACCGGCAGACTCCGGCACCGACCTGGACCCGACCCAGCAGCCGGGGTCGGACCCCGCGCTCAGCTCAGCAATCGACCCCTTCAGTGCCTTCGAGGCCATCACCGAGGCGATGACCGCCGTCCGCGACGACCAGCCGGAGACCGACCCGCGCACCCTGCAACGCGAGGCGCACATGCGCCGGTCGCTCCGTTCCGCGATGAAGACCGGGGCGCAGCGGATCGCGGTGATCTGCGGGGCCTGGCACGCTCCCGCCCTGACCGGCAAGCTTCCGTCGGCCACGTCCGACACCGCCCTGCTGCGGGGGCTGCCGACGGCCAAGGTGACCGCGACCTGGGTGCCCTGGACCCACTCCCGCCTCGCGCTGTCCTCCGGCTACGGCGCCGGCGTCGACTCGCCCGGCTGGTACCGGCACCTGTTCACCGCCGGGGAGCACGGGCTGGAACGGTGGATGACCCGGTCCGCCGGGGTGCTGCGCGCCCACGACCTGCCGACCTCGACCGCGCACGTCATCGAGGCCGTGCGGCTGGCGCGATCCCTGGCCCAGCTGCGTGACCGGGCCGAGCCGGGGCTCTCCGAGGTGGTCGATGCGACCCGGGCGGTGCTCTGCGAGGGGAACGAGGCCGCCGTCGGGTTCGTTCTGCGGGACGCCGTGGTGGGGGAGGAGCTGGGGCGGGTCCCGGACTCCGCGCCGATGGTGCCGCTCGAGGCCGACCTGCGGGCCACGGTGAAATCGCTGCGGCTGCGGTACGACCCCACCCCCAAGGAGGTCGTGCTGGACCTGCGGCAACGCAATGACCTGGGCAAGTCCCGGCTGTTCTGGCGGCTGCGCATCCTCGACGTCCCGTGGGCCGTCCCCCTCGCCGTCGCCGGGACGGGCACCTTCAAGGAGGGCTGGACACTCAGCTGGCGTCCCGAGCTCACCGTCCGGCTCGTCGTCGCGTCGATGTGGGGGACCACCGTGGCTGCGGCCGCCGCCGGCCGGCTGGTCGACCGGGTGGATAGCCTCGCCGCCTGCACCGCGGCCATCGCCGACTGCATCGCGGCCGATCTCCCCGACGTGCTCGACGGCTTGCTGGCCGCCCTGGACCGGTTCGCGGCCGGCTCGGCGGACATCGCCGCACTCCTGGCCGCGCTGCCCGAGCTGGTCCGGGCACAGCGCTACGGGACCGTGCGCGGCACCGACGTCACCGCGATCGCCGGTGTCGCGCAGGGCGTCCTCGTCCGCATCTGCGCCGGGCTGCCGTCCGCGCTGGGCGGTCTGGACGACGACGCGGCCCGCGCCGTGCTCGGCGCACTGGACCGCACCCACGATGTCGTCCCGCTGCTGCCGGAGGGCCCAGCCCGGGACGGCTGGTACGACGCCCTGCAACGCGCCTCCGGCCGGCGGGACCTGCCGCCGCTGCTGGGCGGACGGATCGTCCGCATGCTCATGGACGTCGGGACGATCACCCGGGCGCAGGCGGCCGACCGCCTGCACGCCGCCCTGTCCGTCGGGAGTCTCCCGGTCGAGAAGGCTGCCTGGGTGGAGGGTTTCGTCGCCGGCGGCGCCTTGCTGCTGATCCACGACGACGAGTTGCTGGCCGTGCTGGACCGCTGGGTCCGCAGCCTGGCCGACGGGGAGTTCCTGGACGTGGTGCCGTTGCTGCGGCGCAGTTTCGGCTCGTTCGCGCCCGCCGAGCGCGGCAACCTGCTGCGCGCCGTGGGGTCCCTGTCCGGCAGCGGGCGAGCCGCGGCCCAGGGAGACACAGGGGATCTCGACCTCGGCCGGGCGCACGCCGTCCTGGCCACCGCTCGGCTGCTGCTGCGGGGAGCGTCATGA